The Ornithodoros turicata isolate Travis chromosome 9, ASM3712646v1, whole genome shotgun sequence genome includes a region encoding these proteins:
- the LOC135368574 gene encoding RNA-binding protein squid-like isoform X1 — MADGDQGNYGEGDFSADGQYGDYNEGQFADGQYQQDGTGASGVNDGTQNGSAETKGNEDERKLFVGGISWDTENKDLREYFSKFGTVADVNIKTDPTTGKSRGFGFVTFTSKDALAAVLKESPHSVKGKQIDPKPAKARPGIKKIFVGGLEAEMPEADIKAYFEKFGPVESVELPFDKAKNQRRQFAFVTFEREDSVEMVCREPKQKIGNKECDIKKATPKPDPRSMRGGGGGWGGFPGGGRGAGGGRGGRGGRGGENPSGQGWGGGGYGGGQGGYGGYGQGGYGGYGNYDYGSGYGGGYGGGYDYSGGWNYGGGQGGYGSGYGQQSNFGGKTRRGGGGNGGGSGGYHPYNR; from the exons ATGGCCGACGGAGATCAAGGTAATTACGGCGAAGGAGATTTTTCTGCCGATGGACAGTACGGTGATTATAACGAGGGCCAGTTTGCGGACGGCCAGTATCAGCAAGACGGCACCGGTGCCAGTGGTGTAAATGACGGCACCCAAAATGGCAGCGCAGAAACGAAGGGCAACGAAGACGAAAG GAAGCTGTTTGTTGGTGGCatcagctgggatacagaaaaca AGGATCTGAGGGAATACTTTTCAAAGTTCGGCACAGTTGCCGACGTCAACATCAAGACTGACCCAACAACGGGAAAGTCAAGAGGCTTCGGCTTTGTTACATTCACATCCAAAGATGCTCTTGCTGCG GTCTTGAAAGAATCCCCACACTCCGTAAAGGGCAAACAAATAGACCCCAAGCCGGCGAAGGCGAGGCCTGGTATAAAAAAGATCTTTGTAGGTGGCTTGGAAGCCGAAATGCCAGAGGCTGACATCAAGGCCTACTTCGAGAAGTTTGGCCCC GTCGAAAGTGTGGAACTTCCGTTCGACAAGGCAAAGAACCAGAGGCGGCAGTTTGCGTTTGTAACATTTGAACGTGAGGACTCTGTGGAAATGGTGTGCAGAGAGCCGAAGCAGAAGATCGGCAACAAGGAGTGCGACATCAAGAAGGCCACACCGAAACCAGATCCCCGCAGCATGCGAGGTGGAGGCGGCGGCTGGGGAGGATTTCCCGGAGGAGGACGCGGTGCTGGTGGTGGCCGAGGAGGACGCGGTGGACGTGGCGGTGAGAATCCTTCTG GTCAAGGCTGGGGCGGCGGTGGCTACGGTGGTGGCCAGGGCGGCTACGGTGGTTATGGCCAAGGCGGTTACGGTGGCTACGGTAACTACGATTATGGTAGTGGCTACGGCGGCGGCTATGGAGGCGGTTACGACTACTCTGGCGGGTGGAACTATGGCGGAGGCCAGGGGGGTTATGGAAGCGGATACG GCCAACAGAGTAACTTCGGCGGGAAGACACGCCGTGGGGGAGGAGGAAATGGCGGCGGCAGTGGAGGCTATCACCCCTACAACCGTTAA
- the LOC135368574 gene encoding RNA-binding protein squid-like isoform X4 has protein sequence MADGDQGNYGEGDFSADGQYGDYNEGQFADGQYQQDGTGASGVNDGTQNGSAETKGNEDERKLFVGGISWDTENKDLREYFSKFGTVADVNIKTDPTTGKSRGFGFVTFTSKDALAAVLKESPHSVKGKQIDPKPAKARPGIKKIFVGGLEAEMPEADIKAYFEKFGPVESVELPFDKAKNQRRQFAFVTFEREDSVEMVCREPKQKIGNKECDIKKATPKPDPRSMRGGGGGWGGFPGGGRGAGGGRGGRGGRGGQGWGGGGYGGGQGGYGGYGQGGYGGYGQQSNFGGKTRRGGGGNGGGSGGYHPYNR, from the exons ATGGCCGACGGAGATCAAGGTAATTACGGCGAAGGAGATTTTTCTGCCGATGGACAGTACGGTGATTATAACGAGGGCCAGTTTGCGGACGGCCAGTATCAGCAAGACGGCACCGGTGCCAGTGGTGTAAATGACGGCACCCAAAATGGCAGCGCAGAAACGAAGGGCAACGAAGACGAAAG GAAGCTGTTTGTTGGTGGCatcagctgggatacagaaaaca AGGATCTGAGGGAATACTTTTCAAAGTTCGGCACAGTTGCCGACGTCAACATCAAGACTGACCCAACAACGGGAAAGTCAAGAGGCTTCGGCTTTGTTACATTCACATCCAAAGATGCTCTTGCTGCG GTCTTGAAAGAATCCCCACACTCCGTAAAGGGCAAACAAATAGACCCCAAGCCGGCGAAGGCGAGGCCTGGTATAAAAAAGATCTTTGTAGGTGGCTTGGAAGCCGAAATGCCAGAGGCTGACATCAAGGCCTACTTCGAGAAGTTTGGCCCC GTCGAAAGTGTGGAACTTCCGTTCGACAAGGCAAAGAACCAGAGGCGGCAGTTTGCGTTTGTAACATTTGAACGTGAGGACTCTGTGGAAATGGTGTGCAGAGAGCCGAAGCAGAAGATCGGCAACAAGGAGTGCGACATCAAGAAGGCCACACCGAAACCAGATCCCCGCAGCATGCGAGGTGGAGGCGGCGGCTGGGGAGGATTTCCCGGAGGAGGACGCGGTGCTGGTGGTGGCCGAGGAGGACGCGGTGGACGTGGCG GTCAAGGCTGGGGCGGCGGTGGCTACGGTGGTGGCCAGGGCGGCTACGGTGGTTATGGCCAAGGCGGTTACGGTGGCTACG GCCAACAGAGTAACTTCGGCGGGAAGACACGCCGTGGGGGAGGAGGAAATGGCGGCGGCAGTGGAGGCTATCACCCCTACAACCGTTAA
- the LOC135368574 gene encoding RNA-binding protein squid-like isoform X3: MADGDQGNYGEGDFSADGQYGDYNEGQFADGQYQQDGTGASGVNDGTQNGSAETKGNEDERKLFVGGISWDTENKDLREYFSKFGTVADVNIKTDPTTGKSRGFGFVTFTSKDALAAVLKESPHSVKGKQIDPKPAKARPGIKKIFVGGLEAEMPEADIKAYFEKFGPVESVELPFDKAKNQRRQFAFVTFEREDSVEMVCREPKQKIGNKECDIKKATPKPDPRSMRGGGGGWGGFPGGGRGAGGGRGGRGGRGGENPSGQGWGGGGYGGGQGGYGGYGQGGYGGYGQQSNFGGKTRRGGGGNGGGSGGYHPYNR; this comes from the exons ATGGCCGACGGAGATCAAGGTAATTACGGCGAAGGAGATTTTTCTGCCGATGGACAGTACGGTGATTATAACGAGGGCCAGTTTGCGGACGGCCAGTATCAGCAAGACGGCACCGGTGCCAGTGGTGTAAATGACGGCACCCAAAATGGCAGCGCAGAAACGAAGGGCAACGAAGACGAAAG GAAGCTGTTTGTTGGTGGCatcagctgggatacagaaaaca AGGATCTGAGGGAATACTTTTCAAAGTTCGGCACAGTTGCCGACGTCAACATCAAGACTGACCCAACAACGGGAAAGTCAAGAGGCTTCGGCTTTGTTACATTCACATCCAAAGATGCTCTTGCTGCG GTCTTGAAAGAATCCCCACACTCCGTAAAGGGCAAACAAATAGACCCCAAGCCGGCGAAGGCGAGGCCTGGTATAAAAAAGATCTTTGTAGGTGGCTTGGAAGCCGAAATGCCAGAGGCTGACATCAAGGCCTACTTCGAGAAGTTTGGCCCC GTCGAAAGTGTGGAACTTCCGTTCGACAAGGCAAAGAACCAGAGGCGGCAGTTTGCGTTTGTAACATTTGAACGTGAGGACTCTGTGGAAATGGTGTGCAGAGAGCCGAAGCAGAAGATCGGCAACAAGGAGTGCGACATCAAGAAGGCCACACCGAAACCAGATCCCCGCAGCATGCGAGGTGGAGGCGGCGGCTGGGGAGGATTTCCCGGAGGAGGACGCGGTGCTGGTGGTGGCCGAGGAGGACGCGGTGGACGTGGCGGTGAGAATCCTTCTG GTCAAGGCTGGGGCGGCGGTGGCTACGGTGGTGGCCAGGGCGGCTACGGTGGTTATGGCCAAGGCGGTTACGGTGGCTACG GCCAACAGAGTAACTTCGGCGGGAAGACACGCCGTGGGGGAGGAGGAAATGGCGGCGGCAGTGGAGGCTATCACCCCTACAACCGTTAA
- the LOC135368574 gene encoding RNA-binding protein squid-like isoform X2 translates to MADGDQGNYGEGDFSADGQYGDYNEGQFADGQYQQDGTGASGVNDGTQNGSAETKGNEDERKLFVGGISWDTENKDLREYFSKFGTVADVNIKTDPTTGKSRGFGFVTFTSKDALAAVLKESPHSVKGKQIDPKPAKARPGIKKIFVGGLEAEMPEADIKAYFEKFGPVESVELPFDKAKNQRRQFAFVTFEREDSVEMVCREPKQKIGNKECDIKKATPKPDPRSMRGGGGGWGGFPGGGRGAGGGRGGRGGRGGQGWGGGGYGGGQGGYGGYGQGGYGGYGNYDYGSGYGGGYGGGYDYSGGWNYGGGQGGYGSGYGQQSNFGGKTRRGGGGNGGGSGGYHPYNR, encoded by the exons ATGGCCGACGGAGATCAAGGTAATTACGGCGAAGGAGATTTTTCTGCCGATGGACAGTACGGTGATTATAACGAGGGCCAGTTTGCGGACGGCCAGTATCAGCAAGACGGCACCGGTGCCAGTGGTGTAAATGACGGCACCCAAAATGGCAGCGCAGAAACGAAGGGCAACGAAGACGAAAG GAAGCTGTTTGTTGGTGGCatcagctgggatacagaaaaca AGGATCTGAGGGAATACTTTTCAAAGTTCGGCACAGTTGCCGACGTCAACATCAAGACTGACCCAACAACGGGAAAGTCAAGAGGCTTCGGCTTTGTTACATTCACATCCAAAGATGCTCTTGCTGCG GTCTTGAAAGAATCCCCACACTCCGTAAAGGGCAAACAAATAGACCCCAAGCCGGCGAAGGCGAGGCCTGGTATAAAAAAGATCTTTGTAGGTGGCTTGGAAGCCGAAATGCCAGAGGCTGACATCAAGGCCTACTTCGAGAAGTTTGGCCCC GTCGAAAGTGTGGAACTTCCGTTCGACAAGGCAAAGAACCAGAGGCGGCAGTTTGCGTTTGTAACATTTGAACGTGAGGACTCTGTGGAAATGGTGTGCAGAGAGCCGAAGCAGAAGATCGGCAACAAGGAGTGCGACATCAAGAAGGCCACACCGAAACCAGATCCCCGCAGCATGCGAGGTGGAGGCGGCGGCTGGGGAGGATTTCCCGGAGGAGGACGCGGTGCTGGTGGTGGCCGAGGAGGACGCGGTGGACGTGGCG GTCAAGGCTGGGGCGGCGGTGGCTACGGTGGTGGCCAGGGCGGCTACGGTGGTTATGGCCAAGGCGGTTACGGTGGCTACGGTAACTACGATTATGGTAGTGGCTACGGCGGCGGCTATGGAGGCGGTTACGACTACTCTGGCGGGTGGAACTATGGCGGAGGCCAGGGGGGTTATGGAAGCGGATACG GCCAACAGAGTAACTTCGGCGGGAAGACACGCCGTGGGGGAGGAGGAAATGGCGGCGGCAGTGGAGGCTATCACCCCTACAACCGTTAA